A window from Candidatus Binatia bacterium encodes these proteins:
- a CDS encoding GspH/FimT family pseudopilin: MGTCREEGWGASRRACRRSGARRALGGGFTLLSAARASALGERGASLIETVVAVALVGVVLGVAWPSLASYREAAELRAATLRLAAAMARGRTAALTEGRTWLLRLDGPRRFVLSPLDESLDAPPEELPPDTFVADATSGGDVRFFPSGLADNATFTLGAGDQRRRVIVNQRGRITVE, from the coding sequence ATGGGAACGTGTCGTGAGGAAGGGTGGGGCGCGAGCCGGCGCGCGTGCCGGCGGAGCGGCGCGCGGAGAGCTCTCGGCGGCGGCTTCACGCTGCTGTCCGCGGCGAGAGCGTCGGCGCTGGGCGAGCGTGGCGCGAGCCTGATCGAGACCGTCGTCGCGGTGGCACTCGTCGGCGTCGTCCTCGGCGTCGCCTGGCCGAGCCTCGCGAGCTACCGCGAGGCCGCCGAGCTGCGCGCGGCGACGCTGCGTCTCGCGGCGGCGATGGCGCGCGGTCGGACGGCGGCGTTGACCGAGGGACGCACCTGGCTCCTGCGTCTCGACGGCCCACGCCGCTTCGTCCTGTCGCCGCTCGACGAGTCGCTCGACGCGCCGCCCGAGGAGCTGCCGCCCGACACCTTCGTCGCCGACGCCACCTCGGGCGGCGACGTCCGCTTCTTCCCCTCTGGCCTCGCCGACAACGCGACGTTCACGCTCGGCGCCGGCGACCAGCGCCGTCGCGTGATCGTCAACCAGCGCGGGAGGATCACCGTTGAATGA
- a CDS encoding PilC/PilY family type IV pilus protein, whose protein sequence is MQLDERTSRWGALAVVVALTLALATPARALDTDIFTGTQVEPNVLIIVDNSGSMGQQAYNTYPNTIYTGSYNPGTVYTRCRDRNGIRGGDVNSDCTCRNAQTNWQVDNSSCAASFVDNIPPPGGDDTDDRESRRKRGNRLNFETNPPKNCSLPPFDPCTSNSQCPGVTNTCAVQNKMAVAQGVLTALINDPANRKIRFGLMNFNPSGINYSTMNYGSSSAVTAWHETNQNKFLFPVQDNTASARATLTSLISNMVANGGTPTVHRLIDAWKYFNGQVTKSGWSSPVQYPCQRNYVLMVTDGVPEAEADFLTSPATACTFNRVKNFLGNPGDLNGDGKENPASPNYIAYTGEMVNCGSDYLDDAMLKIRGLYPLGNTNNQPLVLFAVSFGFDYCQPPADGDESPGGGSLLYRAAKKYGGGECLSATDPDQLDDALREAINLIKNDAQTFVAPVVPVSQTNRTESGNSIYIAMFAPREGQQDWPGNIKKYNLDRNNGTICNKGSSTCTIGGQGAATLADGTLRSDAMSEWDTTASGNSVVQGGVGERLVKRTAPRNIYTYTGTATGLLNVPLTASAQAFSKANSAITPAMLGLTGADETTFERDALIDFVHGLDAYDQDGDGDTTEKRLWLLGDIIHSVPLIVNYGTAANPDALVIVGANDGMLHAFDDATGEEVWAFVPPDVLERLNELRPGQASSHPFFVDASPKYREVGSQKIMVFGLGRGGRAYYALDITNKTAPVLLWRINNTTSGFSELGQTWSTPALGKFANGGSPVEVAVFGGGYDPHFDDPEQGDPNTSGSAMGRTIYMVDLLTGAKRAQASGSGLTYAIPSDPLLFDVNGDKIFDRGYIGDMDGRLWRINHDFTVQRLFSTPEFRRIFYQPDAVINNGSVMVYFGTGDRSSPMTTQYTDRFYAVRDDGTNNLDESDLVDVTNNVQQPGTPGYESLRQQIESKHGWYIRLGGNGEKVLAPPTVYFNVAFTTFTPSSAVCQAGGTAKIYVVDPLVGGPTLDLAGTSGAGLGGGEAAGGGVGSGTGGSLIAADRFVVIGQSIPTSIKVTFGDDETKAFLGVTKGGGIALQPLNLPQIATNVIPISWRQAW, encoded by the coding sequence ATGCAGCTCGACGAACGAACCTCGCGATGGGGGGCGCTAGCGGTTGTCGTCGCGCTGACGCTCGCGCTCGCGACGCCGGCTCGTGCCCTCGACACCGACATCTTCACCGGCACGCAAGTCGAACCGAACGTGCTCATCATCGTCGACAACTCGGGGAGCATGGGCCAGCAGGCGTACAACACGTACCCGAACACGATCTACACCGGCTCGTACAACCCCGGCACCGTGTACACCCGCTGCCGTGACCGCAACGGCATCAGGGGCGGCGACGTCAACTCGGACTGCACGTGCCGCAACGCCCAGACGAACTGGCAGGTCGACAACAGCTCGTGTGCAGCTTCGTTCGTCGACAACATTCCGCCGCCCGGCGGCGACGACACCGACGACCGCGAGTCGCGCCGCAAGCGCGGCAATCGCCTCAACTTCGAGACCAACCCGCCGAAGAACTGCTCGCTGCCGCCGTTCGACCCCTGCACCTCCAACTCGCAGTGTCCGGGCGTCACCAACACCTGCGCGGTGCAGAACAAGATGGCGGTCGCGCAAGGCGTCCTCACGGCGCTGATCAACGATCCGGCGAACCGCAAGATTCGCTTCGGCCTGATGAACTTCAATCCGTCGGGGATCAACTACTCGACGATGAACTACGGCAGCTCGAGCGCCGTCACGGCCTGGCACGAGACCAACCAGAACAAGTTCCTCTTCCCGGTGCAGGACAACACGGCATCGGCGCGCGCGACGCTGACCTCGCTGATCTCCAACATGGTTGCGAACGGCGGCACGCCGACCGTGCACCGCTTGATCGACGCCTGGAAGTACTTCAACGGCCAGGTGACGAAATCCGGCTGGTCGTCGCCGGTGCAGTACCCCTGCCAGCGAAACTATGTCTTGATGGTGACCGACGGCGTCCCCGAGGCGGAGGCGGACTTTCTCACCTCGCCGGCCACCGCGTGCACGTTCAACCGCGTCAAGAACTTCCTCGGCAACCCGGGCGACCTCAACGGCGACGGCAAGGAGAACCCGGCAAGCCCGAACTACATCGCGTACACCGGCGAGATGGTGAACTGCGGCTCGGACTACCTCGACGACGCGATGCTGAAGATCCGCGGCCTGTACCCGCTCGGGAACACCAACAACCAGCCGCTCGTGCTGTTCGCGGTGTCGTTCGGCTTCGACTACTGCCAGCCGCCGGCGGACGGTGACGAAAGCCCGGGCGGCGGCTCGCTGCTCTACCGTGCGGCGAAGAAGTACGGCGGCGGCGAGTGCCTGTCGGCAACCGACCCCGACCAGCTCGACGACGCGCTGCGCGAGGCGATCAACCTCATCAAGAACGACGCGCAGACCTTCGTCGCGCCGGTGGTGCCCGTCAGCCAGACCAACCGCACGGAGTCGGGGAACAGCATCTACATCGCCATGTTTGCGCCGCGCGAGGGGCAGCAGGACTGGCCGGGCAACATCAAGAAGTACAACCTCGACCGCAACAACGGCACCATCTGCAACAAGGGGTCGTCGACGTGCACGATCGGAGGCCAGGGGGCGGCGACGCTCGCCGATGGCACGCTACGCTCGGACGCAATGTCCGAGTGGGACACCACCGCGTCCGGCAACTCGGTCGTCCAGGGCGGCGTCGGCGAGCGGCTGGTGAAGCGAACGGCGCCGCGCAACATCTACACCTACACCGGCACGGCAACGGGTCTGCTCAACGTGCCGCTCACCGCGTCGGCGCAGGCGTTCTCGAAGGCCAATTCCGCGATCACGCCGGCGATGCTTGGCTTGACGGGCGCCGACGAGACCACCTTCGAGCGTGACGCGCTGATCGACTTCGTGCACGGCCTCGATGCCTACGACCAGGACGGCGACGGCGACACGACGGAGAAGCGCCTCTGGCTTCTCGGCGACATCATCCACTCGGTGCCGCTGATCGTGAACTACGGCACGGCGGCCAACCCCGATGCGCTGGTCATCGTGGGGGCGAACGACGGCATGCTGCACGCGTTCGACGACGCGACCGGCGAGGAGGTCTGGGCGTTCGTGCCGCCCGACGTGCTCGAAAGGCTGAACGAGCTGCGGCCCGGGCAGGCGAGCTCGCATCCGTTCTTCGTCGACGCGTCGCCCAAGTACCGCGAGGTCGGCTCGCAGAAGATCATGGTCTTCGGGCTGGGCCGCGGTGGGCGCGCGTACTATGCGCTTGACATCACGAACAAGACGGCGCCGGTGCTCCTGTGGCGCATCAACAACACGACCAGCGGCTTCAGCGAGCTCGGCCAGACCTGGTCGACGCCGGCGCTCGGCAAGTTCGCCAACGGCGGCTCGCCGGTCGAGGTCGCGGTGTTCGGCGGCGGCTACGATCCGCATTTCGACGACCCGGAGCAGGGCGATCCCAACACGTCGGGCAGCGCCATGGGCCGGACGATCTACATGGTCGACCTGCTGACCGGTGCGAAGCGCGCGCAGGCGTCGGGAAGCGGCCTGACCTACGCGATCCCGAGCGATCCGCTGCTGTTCGATGTGAACGGCGACAAGATCTTCGACCGCGGCTACATCGGCGACATGGACGGCCGGCTGTGGCGCATCAACCACGACTTCACCGTCCAGCGGTTGTTCTCGACGCCGGAGTTCCGGCGGATCTTCTACCAGCCCGACGCCGTCATCAATAACGGCTCGGTGATGGTCTACTTCGGCACGGGCGATCGCTCGAGCCCGATGACCACCCAGTACACCGACCGCTTCTACGCGGTGCGCGACGACGGCACGAACAACCTCGACGAGAGCGACCTGGTCGACGTGACGAACAACGTCCAGCAGCCAGGGACGCCGGGCTACGAGAGCCTGCGTCAGCAGATCGAGAGCAAGCACGGCTGGTACATCCGGCTCGGTGGCAACGGCGAGAAGGTGCTCGCGCCGCCGACGGTGTACTTCAACGTCGCCTTCACCACCTTCACGCCGTCGAGCGCGGTCTGCCAGGCGGGCGGCACGGCGAAGATCTACGTCGTCGACCCGCTGGTCGGCGGTCCGACGCTCGACCTGGCCGGCACCAGCGGCGCCGGGCTCGGCGGCGGCGAGGCGGCTGGCGGCGGCGTCGGCTCGGGCACCGGCGGCTCGCTGATCGCGGCCGACCGCTTCGTCGTCATCGGTCAGAGCATCCCGACCTCGATCAAGGTGACCTTCGGCGACGACGAGACCAAGGCCTTCCTCGGCGTCACCAAGGGCGGCGGCATCGCGCTGCAGCCGCTCAACCTGCCGCAGATCGCGACCAACGTGATCCCGATCTCGTGGCGCCAGGCGTGGTGA
- a CDS encoding GspH/FimT family pseudopilin codes for MLGNAGWTLMETMVVTSLVAIFASIAIPRFSAIATQMRTHTVANQLLGDIEYARVMAQRTGVPHYINVTGGGGVNYRVQRAASPPAINPGTDPIVRSASLGTTMPEVEFRTNGAGTNCFGFDAGQPAPSGQLVFNARGLPNGTASYFIGSTDGTNTYNVAVTGAGRTRLCRRVGGAWK; via the coding sequence GTGTTGGGCAACGCAGGCTGGACGCTGATGGAGACGATGGTCGTGACGAGCCTCGTCGCGATCTTCGCCAGCATCGCGATTCCGCGCTTCAGCGCCATCGCCACGCAGATGCGCACGCACACGGTGGCGAATCAGCTGCTCGGCGACATCGAGTACGCACGTGTCATGGCGCAGCGCACGGGCGTGCCGCACTACATCAACGTGACCGGCGGCGGCGGCGTGAACTACCGTGTGCAGCGCGCCGCGTCCCCGCCCGCGATCAATCCCGGAACCGACCCGATCGTGCGCAGCGCGTCCCTCGGGACGACGATGCCCGAGGTCGAGTTCCGGACGAACGGCGCCGGCACCAACTGCTTCGGCTTCGACGCGGGCCAGCCGGCCCCGAGCGGTCAGCTCGTGTTCAACGCGCGCGGGCTGCCGAACGGGACGGCGTCGTACTTCATCGGCTCGACCGACGGCACCAACACCTACAACGTCGCGGTCACCGGTGCGGGGCGCACGCGGCTTTGCCGGCGCGTCGGAGGGGCCTGGAAGTGA
- a CDS encoding A24 family peptidase: MALALGAATGSFLNVVIHRLPLRQSVVAPRSHCTSCGRTIPWYDNIPVLSWFLLRGRCRACGEKFSIRYPIVEALTGVLLLVLSLEFGWGLGLAFAFYFVCSLLVVTYIDLDHRIIPDRVTLPGIAVGLLLALVAPAEVRWSAVQAWALGVLIGGGVLWLVAWVYELATGREGMGGGDIKLLAMIGAFLGWQGVLVTLLVASLLGSVIGTALMLARGGDRRLAIPFGPFLSLGALITLLWGDRIVAWYMNTLV, encoded by the coding sequence ATGGCGCTCGCCCTCGGAGCGGCGACCGGAAGCTTTCTCAACGTCGTCATCCATCGGTTGCCGCTGCGGCAGTCGGTGGTGGCGCCGCGCTCGCACTGCACGAGCTGCGGGCGGACCATCCCCTGGTACGACAACATCCCCGTGCTGAGCTGGTTCCTGCTGCGCGGGCGCTGCCGCGCGTGCGGGGAGAAGTTCTCGATCCGCTACCCGATCGTCGAGGCGCTGACCGGCGTGCTGCTGCTGGTCCTGTCGCTCGAGTTCGGCTGGGGGCTCGGGCTCGCGTTCGCGTTCTACTTCGTGTGCAGCCTGCTGGTCGTGACCTACATCGACCTCGACCACCGCATCATCCCCGACCGCGTGACGCTGCCCGGGATCGCGGTCGGTCTGCTGCTCGCGCTGGTCGCGCCGGCGGAGGTGCGCTGGTCGGCGGTGCAGGCCTGGGCGCTCGGGGTGCTGATCGGCGGCGGCGTCCTGTGGCTCGTCGCCTGGGTCTACGAGCTCGCGACCGGCCGCGAAGGCATGGGCGGCGGCGACATCAAGCTGCTCGCGATGATCGGCGCCTTCCTCGGCTGGCAGGGCGTGCTGGTCACGCTGCTGGTCGCGTCGCTGCTCGGCTCGGTGATCGGGACGGCGTTGATGCTCGCGCGCGGCGGCGATCGGCGGCTGGCGATCCCGTTCGGCCCGTTCCTCTCGCTGGGCGCGCTGATCACGCTGCTCTGGGGCGACCGGATTGTCGCCTGGTACATGAATACTCTGGTTTGA
- a CDS encoding prepilin-type N-terminal cleavage/methylation domain-containing protein: MNEARAREQGFTLVEALVAVALIASAGVVASTAALAMLRLERAAHAEAAGLAAASEKLEELIATRPADRRSGNDTTVLDGVAVTRVWRVLDDQPARDLVRLEVTSRWDHPQLTLLTLVAAAPGRSAP; encoded by the coding sequence TTGAATGAGGCGAGAGCGAGGGAGCAGGGTTTCACGCTGGTCGAGGCGCTGGTCGCGGTCGCGCTGATCGCGTCTGCGGGTGTCGTCGCGAGCACGGCGGCGCTCGCGATGCTTCGCCTCGAGCGCGCCGCGCACGCCGAGGCCGCCGGGCTCGCGGCGGCGTCCGAGAAGCTCGAGGAGCTGATCGCGACGCGGCCCGCCGATCGGCGCAGCGGCAACGACACGACGGTGCTCGATGGCGTCGCGGTGACGCGCGTCTGGCGCGTGCTCGACGATCAGCCGGCGCGCGACCTGGTGCGGCTCGAGGTGACGTCGCGCTGGGACCATCCGCAGCTCACGCTGCTGACGCTGGTCGCGGCGGCGCCGGGAAGGAGCGCACCGTGA
- a CDS encoding IclR family transcriptional regulator: MNRASTVRRNASLEKANRLLLAFSEATPELGVMELARRVGLNKSTVSRFVATMHELGILERVENSRKFRLGLRVFELGTLAARHRPLFAHAEQAVEKLAAQLHETVSLAVLLGHDLVFLHKAERGVEPLPAVLGRRYPAHCSASGKVLLAHLPEEERAAVIGGRLVRRTENSIVVPRMLERELTTVREQGYAVDHQEFAIGVRSVAVTIHDRSGAAVAAIAVSGMARRITTASVPALAAHLRRHAQDVSRRLGHRPVVRVQPPMLSGASAVG, encoded by the coding sequence ATGAACCGAGCCTCCACCGTCCGGCGCAACGCGTCCCTGGAAAAAGCCAACCGCCTCCTGCTCGCGTTCTCCGAAGCGACGCCCGAGCTCGGTGTGATGGAGCTCGCGCGCCGTGTCGGACTCAACAAGAGCACGGTGAGCCGCTTCGTCGCCACCATGCACGAGCTCGGGATCCTCGAGCGCGTCGAGAACAGCCGCAAGTTCCGCCTCGGGTTGCGGGTGTTCGAGCTCGGCACGCTCGCGGCGCGGCACCGACCGCTGTTCGCGCACGCCGAGCAGGCGGTCGAGAAGCTCGCCGCGCAGCTCCACGAGACCGTCAGCCTGGCCGTGCTCCTGGGACACGACCTCGTCTTTCTGCACAAGGCCGAGCGTGGTGTCGAGCCGCTTCCTGCCGTGCTCGGCCGCCGCTACCCGGCGCACTGCAGCGCGTCGGGGAAGGTCCTGCTGGCGCACCTGCCCGAGGAGGAGCGCGCCGCGGTGATCGGCGGGCGGCTCGTGCGACGCACCGAGAACAGCATCGTCGTCCCGCGCATGCTCGAGCGCGAGCTCACGACCGTGCGCGAGCAGGGCTACGCCGTCGACCATCAGGAGTTCGCGATCGGCGTGCGCAGCGTGGCGGTGACGATCCACGACCGCAGCGGCGCCGCCGTCGCGGCGATCGCGGTCAGCGGGATGGCGCGGCGAATCACCACGGCGAGCGTGCCGGCGCTGGCGGCGCACCTGCGCCGGCATGCGCAGGACGTGTCGCGCCGCCTCGGCCACCGGCCGGTCGTGCGCGTGCAGCCGCCGATGCTGTCGGGCGCGAGCGCCGTCGGCTAA
- a CDS encoding dodecin family protein, producing the protein MVEKIIELTGTSTTSIEDAVSLAISRAAVTVSGIREATITETKALVEGGRVTGWKVALRVTFEVEDRLHE; encoded by the coding sequence GTGGTCGAGAAGATCATCGAGCTCACCGGCACCTCCACGACCTCGATCGAGGACGCGGTCTCGCTCGCCATCTCGCGCGCCGCGGTCACGGTCAGCGGCATCCGCGAGGCGACCATCACCGAGACCAAGGCGCTGGTCGAGGGTGGTCGGGTGACCGGCTGGAAGGTCGCTCTGCGGGTGACCTTCGAGGTCGAGGACCGGCTGCACGAATGA
- a CDS encoding SGNH/GDSL hydrolase family protein yields MPDETSAGSTRSSRATLRLRTRVALILAGVALGLAAGEVVARLVGFEFRPHMRNRVYFAQPDPLLGWRNRPGVAGPYGGDEFLTWVTINPAGQRGPLHPVERVPGRRRIAFLGDSQTWGDGVADNQTFVARLDGGDTEALSFSCPGWGTDQQLLALRSDAQRYRPDVVVLATFVGNDLRDNTSRGTFQYPKPYFTVQDDGSLRLEGVPVPYSRAMHALIEGYRAVMRRSAVLNAIAEISRKDWSVRSASAVQPSVALAQSVYTAELSPEDAQRLDLTVRLMREVARETRAIGAEPVVLIIPELWQVEVYNDRELRRRLQESGADFRRPQRVLRAAMEADGIEVIDALPALARASRRLARAGQHTYYPQWRHLNANGHAVLARLLASRLGVKHRRARAASDDAADAAPSPPPGSPASQTAPSNPSRS; encoded by the coding sequence ATGCCGGATGAGACTTCGGCAGGATCGACGCGCTCCTCGAGGGCGACGCTGCGTCTTCGCACCCGGGTCGCGCTGATCCTGGCCGGCGTCGCGCTCGGCCTCGCGGCCGGCGAGGTCGTGGCGCGTCTCGTCGGCTTCGAGTTCCGCCCGCACATGCGCAACCGCGTGTACTTCGCGCAGCCCGATCCGCTGCTCGGCTGGCGCAACCGGCCGGGCGTCGCCGGGCCGTACGGCGGCGACGAGTTCCTCACCTGGGTGACGATCAACCCGGCCGGCCAGCGCGGGCCGCTGCACCCGGTCGAGCGCGTGCCGGGTCGGCGGCGGATCGCATTCCTCGGCGACTCGCAGACCTGGGGCGACGGCGTCGCGGACAACCAGACCTTCGTCGCGCGGCTCGACGGCGGCGACACCGAGGCGCTGAGCTTCTCGTGCCCCGGCTGGGGAACGGATCAGCAGCTCCTCGCGCTCCGCAGCGACGCGCAGCGCTATCGTCCGGACGTCGTCGTGCTCGCGACCTTCGTCGGCAACGACCTGCGCGACAATACGAGCCGCGGCACGTTCCAGTACCCGAAGCCGTACTTCACGGTGCAGGACGACGGCTCGCTGCGGCTCGAGGGCGTACCGGTGCCGTACTCGCGCGCGATGCACGCCCTGATCGAGGGCTACCGCGCGGTCATGCGCCGCTCGGCGGTGCTCAACGCGATCGCCGAGATCTCGCGCAAGGACTGGAGCGTGCGGAGTGCTTCGGCGGTGCAGCCGTCGGTCGCGCTCGCCCAGTCGGTCTACACGGCGGAGCTCAGCCCCGAGGACGCGCAGCGGCTCGACCTCACCGTGCGCCTGATGCGCGAGGTCGCGCGCGAGACGCGCGCGATCGGCGCCGAGCCGGTCGTGCTCATCATCCCCGAGCTCTGGCAGGTGGAGGTCTACAACGACCGCGAGCTGCGCCGCCGCCTGCAGGAGAGCGGCGCCGACTTCCGCCGGCCGCAGCGCGTGCTGCGCGCCGCGATGGAGGCCGACGGCATCGAGGTGATCGACGCCCTGCCCGCCCTCGCGCGCGCCTCACGTCGCCTCGCCCGCGCGGGTCAGCACACCTACTACCCGCAGTGGCGGCACCTGAACGCGAACGGCCACGCCGTGCTCGCCCGCCTGCTCGCGTCCCGGCTCGGCGTCAAGCATCGTCGAGCGCGAGCAGCGTCGGACGACGCGGCAGACGCAGCGCCGAGTCCGCCGCCAGGATCTCCGGCCAGCCAAACCGCACCGAGCAACCCTTCGCGAAGCTGA
- a CDS encoding prepilin-type N-terminal cleavage/methylation domain-containing protein: MAHRARRRARDERGFTIVETMVAIVIIGLAFLGLAGVHAVSSRAQSLGKNQGHARFVTDRQIELMRRSDLAEITPWSGTETVEGVTFNINRQVTNVPNGRRVTVTTTWTDRFGPQSLTFTTVVSQVTNP, encoded by the coding sequence ATGGCGCATCGGGCACGGCGTCGCGCACGCGACGAGCGCGGCTTCACCATCGTCGAGACGATGGTCGCGATCGTGATCATCGGCCTCGCCTTCCTCGGTCTCGCCGGGGTGCACGCGGTTTCGAGCCGTGCGCAGTCGCTCGGCAAGAACCAGGGCCACGCCCGCTTCGTCACCGACCGCCAGATCGAGCTGATGCGGCGCAGCGACCTCGCCGAGATCACGCCGTGGTCCGGCACGGAGACCGTCGAGGGCGTGACCTTCAACATCAACCGTCAGGTGACGAACGTCCCCAACGGACGGCGCGTCACGGTGACCACGACGTGGACCGACCGGTTCGGTCCGCAGTCGCTCACCTTCACCACCGTCGTGAGCCAGGTGACCAACCCATGA
- a CDS encoding MBL fold metallo-hydrolase, whose translation MSRPAGPDARLREVTPGVIEVFLPLPSKPTIVNVWLLDLGGGAWALIDTGVALPDSRAAFHAATRERGIEPAAITHLLATHHHPDHFGASRAYREESGGTIHLHPLELERIAYTLTAGAEDMVCHSRRHGIPIPAGDAVDAPKPADVWAGTFQPVTEVQHPVADGEVLEIGRRRIQVVWTPGHTPGHCCYLDLDDRVLFVGDHLLPKITPHVGVYATGPTNPLQDFLASQEKVEALDVRLVCPAHGGVYTDHRRRARQIRAHHEVRAREMWDVLQAGPATAYEVARKAFRWVFEDPSPNRFQAGAAVMETIAHLELLCGRGVVERQDSGELVRYAVARGA comes from the coding sequence ATGAGCCGGCCGGCCGGGCCGGACGCGCGGCTGCGCGAGGTCACGCCCGGCGTGATCGAGGTGTTCCTGCCGCTGCCCTCGAAGCCGACGATCGTCAACGTCTGGCTGCTCGACCTGGGCGGCGGTGCGTGGGCCCTGATCGACACCGGGGTCGCGCTGCCCGACAGCCGCGCGGCCTTCCACGCCGCGACCCGCGAGCGCGGCATCGAGCCCGCGGCGATCACGCACCTGCTCGCGACCCACCATCACCCGGACCACTTCGGCGCGTCGCGGGCGTACCGCGAGGAGAGCGGCGGCACGATCCACCTGCACCCGCTCGAGCTCGAGCGCATCGCGTACACGCTCACCGCCGGGGCCGAGGACATGGTGTGCCACTCGCGCCGGCACGGGATCCCGATCCCCGCGGGCGACGCGGTCGACGCGCCGAAGCCGGCGGACGTCTGGGCCGGGACCTTTCAGCCGGTCACCGAGGTCCAGCACCCGGTCGCGGACGGCGAGGTGCTGGAGATCGGCCGCCGCCGGATCCAGGTCGTGTGGACGCCCGGCCACACCCCCGGCCACTGTTGCTACCTCGACCTCGACGACCGGGTGCTCTTCGTCGGCGACCACCTGCTGCCGAAGATCACGCCGCACGTCGGGGTCTACGCGACCGGGCCGACGAACCCCCTGCAGGACTTCCTCGCCTCGCAGGAGAAGGTCGAGGCGCTCGACGTGCGCCTCGTCTGCCCGGCGCACGGCGGCGTCTACACCGACCACCGCCGGCGTGCGCGCCAGATCCGGGCGCACCACGAGGTCCGGGCGCGCGAGATGTGGGACGTGCTGCAGGCCGGACCGGCGACCGCCTACGAGGTCGCCCGCAAGGCCTTCCGCTGGGTGTTCGAGGATCCGAGCCCGAACCGCTTTCAGGCCGGCGCGGCGGTCATGGAGACCATCGCGCACCTCGAGCTGCTCTGCGGGCGCGGGGTGGTCGAGCGGCAGGACAGCGGCGAGCTGGTTCGCTACGCCGTAGCGCGGGGCGCCTGA